The Streptococcus viridans genome includes a window with the following:
- a CDS encoding LacI family DNA-binding transcriptional regulator, whose protein sequence is MATLKDIASLANVSIATVSRVLNQDTSLSVTEETRHRILTVADELGYTRHQKSGNFKKEKQQIVIIQWKSEEGELDDLYYYNIRLGIEKRAQDLDYGILRYFNDIPFRLGEEIVGVLCIGKFSRVQIIELEKLAKPLVFVDSNTLNQGHPCVTTEFENAVQTALHYLRKQGCQTIGLLTGEEKTTDLSESIPDPRRRAYRNYCIERNMYHPELILTGSFTAQSGYDLISSQLQSGSPLPDAYFAASDSLAIGALRAFQEAGIKVPDNIQLISFNDTSLAKQVFPPLSTITVFTEEMGRTAMDVLNKQVLAPREIPTLTMLGTKLTLRESTKNG, encoded by the coding sequence ATGGCTACATTAAAGGATATTGCCAGTCTCGCTAACGTATCCATCGCCACTGTTTCACGTGTGCTTAATCAAGATACTAGTCTTTCTGTAACGGAGGAAACCCGCCACAGAATTTTGACCGTTGCTGACGAACTAGGCTACACCAGACATCAGAAAAGTGGGAACTTTAAGAAAGAAAAACAACAAATTGTCATCATCCAATGGAAAAGTGAAGAGGGAGAACTGGACGACCTTTACTACTACAACATCCGTTTAGGCATTGAAAAAAGAGCACAGGACCTCGACTATGGCATCCTCCGCTATTTCAATGATATTCCTTTTCGATTAGGGGAGGAAATTGTTGGGGTCCTTTGTATCGGAAAGTTTAGTAGGGTACAGATTATCGAACTAGAAAAGCTAGCCAAGCCTCTGGTTTTTGTTGATAGTAACACTCTCAACCAAGGGCATCCTTGTGTCACGACTGAATTTGAAAATGCTGTTCAGACTGCTCTTCACTATTTAAGAAAACAAGGGTGTCAAACAATTGGTCTCTTAACCGGTGAGGAAAAAACGACCGACCTATCGGAAAGTATTCCCGATCCCCGGCGTAGAGCTTATCGAAACTACTGTATTGAAAGAAACATGTATCACCCTGAACTCATCCTCACAGGTAGTTTTACAGCTCAATCAGGCTATGACCTCATTTCCTCTCAACTTCAGTCTGGCTCACCCTTACCAGATGCCTATTTTGCTGCCAGTGATAGTTTGGCAATTGGGGCTCTTCGCGCCTTTCAAGAAGCCGGCATCAAGGTCCCTGATAACATCCAACTCATCTCCTTTAATGATACCAGTTTAGCCAAACAAGTCTTTCCTCCCCTCTCGACCATCACTGTTTTTACAGAAGAAATGGGACGAACCGCTATGGACGTCCTCAATAAACAAGTCCTAGCTCCGAGAGAAATACCGACCCTTACCATGCTAGGAACCAAACTCACCTTAAGAGAAAGTACCAAGAATGGATGA
- a CDS encoding galactokinase: MNTLELRNAFQTVFGAEADHTFFSPGRINLIGEHTDYNGGHVFPAAITLGTYGAARKREDKVLRFFSGNFEDKGIIEVPLDHLRFEKEHNWTNYPKGVLHFLQEAGHVIDSGMDVYVYGNIPNGSGLSSSASLELLIGVIAEKLFDLQLDRLDLVKIGKQTENHFIGVNSGIMDQFAIGMGADQRAIYLDTNTLEYDLVPLDLKDNVVVIMNTNKRRELADSKYNERRAECETAVSELQEKLDIQTLGELDLWAFDAYSYLIKDENRIKRARHAVLENQRTLQALKALEAGDLEGFGRLMNASHVSLEHDYEVTGLELDTLVHTAWEQEGVLGARMTGAGFGGCAIALVNKDKVEAFKEAVGKRYEEVVGYAPSFYIAEVAGGSRVLD, translated from the coding sequence ATGAATACTCTAGAACTTCGGAACGCTTTTCAAACAGTCTTTGGAGCAGAAGCGGATCATACCTTCTTTTCACCAGGACGGATTAATTTGATCGGTGAACACACAGACTACAACGGAGGGCATGTCTTCCCAGCAGCCATTACACTTGGTACCTACGGGGCTGCAAGAAAACGTGAGGATAAGGTCTTGCGTTTCTTCTCAGGAAATTTTGAAGACAAGGGGATCATTGAAGTCCCACTGGATCATCTTCGTTTTGAAAAAGAGCACAACTGGACCAACTATCCAAAAGGTGTGCTCCATTTCTTACAAGAAGCGGGACACGTCATTGATAGCGGCATGGACGTCTATGTTTATGGCAATATTCCCAATGGATCAGGCCTCTCCTCTTCGGCTTCCTTAGAGCTCTTGATTGGCGTCATTGCTGAGAAACTATTTGATCTTCAGTTAGATCGCTTAGATCTAGTCAAGATCGGCAAACAAACCGAAAATCATTTCATCGGTGTCAACTCAGGTATCATGGACCAATTTGCCATCGGTATGGGGGCAGATCAACGGGCTATTTATCTCGATACCAACACCCTAGAATATGATTTGGTACCGCTGGATCTTAAAGACAATGTCGTGGTCATCATGAATACCAACAAACGCCGGGAATTAGCGGATTCCAAATACAATGAACGTCGTGCGGAATGTGAAACCGCCGTCTCTGAACTCCAAGAAAAACTAGACATCCAAACTTTAGGGGAATTGGATCTCTGGGCTTTTGATGCTTACAGCTACTTGATCAAGGATGAAAATCGTATCAAACGGGCTCGTCATGCTGTACTTGAAAACCAACGGACTCTCCAAGCACTTAAGGCACTTGAAGCAGGTGATTTGGAAGGCTTTGGCCGTCTCATGAATGCTTCCCACGTATCCTTGGAGCATGACTATGAAGTGACTGGTCTAGAATTGGATACCTTGGTGCATACAGCCTGGGAACAAGAAGGCGTCTTGGGCGCTCGTATGACAGGAGCAGGCTTTGGTGGTTGCGCCATTGCCCTCGTAAACAAAGATAAGGTTGAAGCATTTAAAGAAGCTGTCGGCAAACGCTATGAAGAAGTCGTTGGCTATGCGCCTAGCTTCTACATTGCTGAAGTAGCAGGGGGCAGTCGCGTTTTAGATTAG
- a CDS encoding HAD family hydrolase, with translation MEAVIFDLDGLLADTEIISLKVYQELLGDFGIPFTEETYSRDYSGHREEENVQRFLDTYDLPWNFDQTLAKVYELEAKILAQGVNLKKGAKNLLTFLKTEGIPIALATSSVESRARMILDSNDILSLFDHLVFAKDVKRSKPYPDIFLKACSDLNALPENCLVLEDSEAGIEAAYRAGIPVICVPDLKVPAQSFLTKAEQVFQDLDCVRDYLKCKKENQ, from the coding sequence ATGGAAGCTGTAATATTTGATTTAGATGGCTTATTAGCTGATACGGAAATCATTTCTCTAAAAGTTTATCAAGAATTGCTTGGAGATTTTGGAATTCCTTTCACAGAAGAAACCTACTCCAGAGACTACAGTGGACATAGGGAAGAGGAGAATGTTCAACGATTTTTGGATACCTATGATTTACCCTGGAACTTTGACCAAACCTTGGCTAAAGTCTATGAACTGGAAGCTAAAATCTTAGCCCAAGGTGTCAATTTAAAAAAAGGTGCTAAAAATTTGCTTACTTTTTTGAAAACAGAGGGCATCCCAATCGCCCTAGCAACTTCAAGTGTTGAATCTCGGGCTAGAATGATCTTGGATAGCAATGATATATTGTCCCTATTTGACCATTTAGTTTTTGCAAAAGATGTCAAGCGAAGTAAACCTTATCCAGATATATTTTTAAAGGCTTGTAGTGATTTGAATGCTTTGCCAGAGAATTGCTTAGTACTAGAGGATAGTGAAGCAGGGATTGAAGCAGCCTATCGGGCTGGGATTCCAGTTATTTGTGTTCCAGATTTAAAAGTACCAGCACAGTCTTTCTTAACTAAAGCAGAACAAGTTTTCCAGGATTTAGATTGTGTCAGAGACTATTTAAAATGTAAGAAGGAGAATCAATGA
- the galT gene encoding UDP-glucose--hexose-1-phosphate uridylyltransferase, with protein sequence MNQGILDAFVTAVIATSDYEEMDRIYLKNRVMSRVGEEGLDAPAQKEDLIALKDQLVEIAVANNKIQDSMAAKDSLGAELMDWITPSPSQVNHRFWETYRQSKEDAIADFYALSKRNDYIKVKAIAQNIAFEAETPYGSLEITINLSKPEKDPKDIAAAKLAKVSHYPACQLCFENEGYQGRLDHPARANHRIIRFDMDGHDWGFQYSPYAYFNEHCIFLDSQHVPMAISRKTFERLLTIVETFPGYFAGSNADLPIVGGSILTHDHYQGGRHTFPMELAPVEESFSVEGFEAVSLGIVNWPMSVLRLQSDDKAQLIALADHILTAWRGYSDPAVQVLAASDGQPHHTITPIARIRDGHYELDLVLRDNQTSPEHPDGIYHPHADVQHIKKENIGLIEVMGLAILPPRLKEELKQVQDYLLGRESTVATYHQPWADDLKATHPSLTDEAEAEALVRKSVGQIFARVLEDAGVYKRTAEGQAAFRRFVATL encoded by the coding sequence ATGAATCAGGGAATTTTGGATGCATTTGTCACAGCCGTCATTGCGACGAGTGACTACGAAGAGATGGATCGGATTTATCTAAAAAATCGCGTCATGAGTCGCGTTGGAGAAGAAGGGCTAGACGCTCCAGCTCAAAAAGAAGACTTGATTGCGCTCAAAGATCAGCTGGTAGAGATCGCTGTTGCGAATAATAAGATCCAAGACAGCATGGCCGCTAAGGACAGCCTAGGTGCGGAGTTGATGGATTGGATCACCCCCAGTCCTAGTCAGGTCAACCATCGTTTCTGGGAGACTTACCGTCAGTCCAAGGAAGACGCGATTGCGGATTTCTATGCCCTTTCTAAGCGCAATGATTACATCAAAGTCAAAGCCATTGCGCAGAATATAGCTTTTGAAGCAGAGACTCCCTATGGCTCTCTTGAAATCACCATCAATCTGTCAAAACCTGAAAAAGATCCTAAAGACATTGCAGCGGCCAAACTTGCCAAAGTCAGTCATTATCCAGCCTGCCAATTGTGCTTTGAAAATGAAGGCTATCAAGGTCGCCTAGACCATCCAGCACGGGCCAATCACCGGATTATTCGTTTTGATATGGACGGTCATGATTGGGGCTTCCAGTATTCCCCTTACGCTTACTTCAATGAACACTGCATTTTCCTCGATAGCCAGCATGTGCCCATGGCCATTAGTCGCAAGACCTTTGAGCGACTCTTGACCATTGTCGAGACTTTTCCAGGCTATTTTGCAGGGTCTAATGCAGATCTGCCCATTGTAGGGGGATCCATCCTGACTCATGACCATTACCAAGGCGGACGGCACACCTTCCCTATGGAGCTAGCTCCTGTTGAGGAAAGCTTTAGCGTTGAGGGATTTGAGGCTGTATCGCTAGGGATTGTCAACTGGCCCATGTCAGTTCTTCGTTTGCAATCAGATGACAAGGCGCAATTGATTGCCCTGGCAGACCATATCCTAACAGCCTGGCGAGGCTACTCGGATCCAGCCGTTCAAGTCTTAGCGGCATCCGACGGTCAGCCCCACCATACCATTACCCCTATTGCACGGATTCGTGATGGGCATTATGAACTGGATTTGGTGCTCCGTGACAACCAAACCTCACCAGAGCATCCAGATGGCATTTATCACCCGCATGCAGATGTGCAACACATCAAAAAAGAAAATATCGGCCTAATCGAAGTCATGGGGCTAGCGATTTTGCCACCTCGTCTTAAGGAAGAACTCAAGCAGGTCCAAGACTATCTACTTGGACGTGAGAGCACGGTAGCGACCTACCACCAGCCTTGGGCAGATGATTTGAAAGCCACTCACCCATCCCTCACAGATGAAGCAGAGGCAGAAGCCCTTGTCCGTAAATCAGTCGGTCAAATCTTTGCGCGGGTGCTGGAAGATGCTGGAGTCTACAAGCGAACAGCAGAAGGACAAGCTGCCTTTAGACGCTTTGTTGCGACACTTTAA
- the galE gene encoding UDP-glucose 4-epimerase GalE, with amino-acid sequence MAILVLGGAGYIGSHMVDRLVNEGQEKVVVVDSLVTGHLAAVHPDAVFYQGDLADQDFMRTVFKEHADIDAVIHFAAYSLVAESMADPLKYFDNNTAGMVKLLEVMHECGVHYIVFSSTAATYGIPEEIPILETTPQNPINPYGESKLMMETIMRWADQAYGIKYVPLRYFNVAGAKPDGSIGEDHGPETHLLPIVLQVAQGKREKISIFGDDYQTPDGTNVRDYVHPFDLADAHLLAVEYLRNGNPSTAFNLGSSTGFSNLQIVEAARKVTGHPIPLEIADRRPGDPDTLIASSEKARAILGWQPKFDNIETIIQTAWAWHSSHPDGYNDR; translated from the coding sequence ATGGCAATACTCGTACTCGGAGGAGCCGGCTATATCGGTTCCCACATGGTGGACCGCTTGGTTAATGAAGGACAGGAAAAAGTCGTCGTGGTTGATAGCTTGGTCACAGGCCACCTTGCAGCGGTGCATCCAGATGCCGTCTTTTACCAAGGAGACCTAGCAGATCAAGACTTTATGCGCACTGTTTTTAAGGAACATGCAGATATTGACGCTGTCATCCACTTTGCGGCCTACTCACTGGTCGCTGAATCCATGGCAGATCCATTGAAATATTTTGACAACAATACAGCAGGCATGGTCAAACTCTTGGAAGTCATGCATGAATGTGGGGTGCACTACATCGTCTTTTCTTCAACTGCTGCCACCTACGGCATTCCAGAAGAAATTCCGATTCTTGAAACCACTCCGCAAAATCCGATCAACCCTTATGGAGAAAGCAAGCTCATGATGGAAACTATTATGCGTTGGGCCGATCAAGCCTACGGCATCAAGTATGTGCCCCTTCGTTACTTTAATGTAGCGGGTGCTAAGCCTGACGGATCTATCGGGGAAGACCATGGACCAGAGACCCATCTCTTACCGATCGTCTTACAAGTGGCCCAAGGAAAACGCGAGAAGATCTCTATTTTTGGAGATGACTACCAGACACCAGATGGCACCAATGTTCGGGACTATGTCCATCCATTTGACTTGGCGGATGCCCATCTTTTAGCAGTGGAGTATCTGCGTAATGGCAACCCATCTACTGCCTTTAACCTGGGCTCGTCGACTGGATTCTCCAATCTTCAAATCGTAGAAGCAGCCCGAAAGGTGACGGGACATCCAATCCCTCTGGAGATTGCAGATCGTAGACCAGGAGATCCAGATACCCTGATTGCATCATCTGAGAAGGCGCGTGCCATCCTCGGCTGGCAACCAAAATTTGACAATATCGAAACCATCATTCAAACAGCCTGGGCTTGGCATTCCAGCCACCCGGATGGCTACAATGATCGATAA
- a CDS encoding DUF1307 domain-containing protein, protein MNKTTKMLAVFLTAGLLLAGCAQKESTKSTSPSSTKATSKATSKSSAKEKTKESSTDESQKEDALAGAQKTVLESSDEAGKSTVTLYYKGDTLLVQEKVDDYDVSKVPGENPLESMKEAVAKSQEMFKDLMGQGFELTSEYKDGIFYIRNTIDYTKIDLKKLKEIVPGFNPLDDKTVSYSVTKDSLIKGGMVEK, encoded by the coding sequence ATGAATAAAACCACAAAAATGTTAGCCGTCTTCTTGACAGCGGGTCTTCTTTTAGCTGGTTGTGCACAAAAAGAGAGTACAAAATCTACTAGTCCATCGTCCACTAAGGCGACTAGTAAAGCAACAAGCAAATCATCCGCTAAAGAGAAGACAAAAGAGTCATCAACGGATGAAAGCCAAAAAGAGGATGCACTAGCAGGTGCTCAAAAAACGGTTCTTGAATCGAGTGATGAAGCAGGTAAGTCCACTGTAACCTTGTATTACAAGGGAGATACCTTGTTAGTACAAGAAAAAGTTGATGATTACGACGTCTCAAAAGTTCCTGGTGAAAACCCTCTTGAATCCATGAAAGAAGCCGTTGCTAAGAGCCAAGAAATGTTCAAAGATTTGATGGGACAAGGATTTGAACTGACATCAGAATACAAAGATGGAATCTTTTATATCCGCAATACCATTGATTACACAAAAATCGATTTGAAAAAATTAAAAGAAATCGTACCAGGCTTTAATCCCCTAGATGACAAAACAGTTAGTTATTCAGTAACGAAAGACAGTCTTATCAAAGGCGGTATGGTCGAAAAATAA
- a CDS encoding ABC transporter: MMNSSMKETFLEAINHLLSIIDKYNIKNIGPQVDELHILKEYVNTNKEMSLRDKLSLYQALFPPHGGLSDIYYWDNDFEKRNHINNILSSSNKIISEHLLNQ; the protein is encoded by the coding sequence ATGATGAATAGTAGTATGAAAGAAACTTTTTTAGAAGCGATCAATCATTTGTTGTCTATCATTGACAAATATAATATTAAAAATATTGGTCCACAAGTGGATGAGCTACATATTTTGAAAGAATATGTAAATACTAATAAAGAAATGAGTTTAAGGGATAAATTGTCACTGTATCAAGCCCTTTTTCCACCACACGGAGGCTTATCTGATATTTACTATTGGGATAATGACTTTGAAAAAAGAAACCATATTAACAATATTCTATCCTCTTCTAACAAGATAATTTCTGAGCATTTATTGAATCAATAA
- a CDS encoding PTS transporter subunit EIIC has translation MIKYLVQKFLWFRERGFVQITQKTLVSLFPFLLFSAIVRVISQSFFSDRGYINMLFSVSDWFPRFQLTGQVLSNLSNFTSGLAGPLATYFAGKYTAGHYGRSTGTAGVTALMVSFLVSSQGLLMGPLRDGQLTHINLPATTNIFLAIFLGYLIGQIFRLSKASDDQIVNKDFIYQPKTVRPIFLSLLLGVSLNGLLVLGNQYRVFQTIGQFFSSLTATSHHLLSTFVMGLLNSLSAWVGNSQVFALNSIADDSFALENLTYAVTNHTTTGIPYLYTLTNLYRSYGMVAGVGAVLALLVAILLVSRSQKDKKVSFLSIFPSLFNNGAPFMVGIPVLLNLLYVIPFLLVPLVNMGIAALALCFKLMPAAVYPVPDGTPSILYAFIGTGGSLRALAVSLLCFALDVALYIPFVRMGNQVRKDLLEEGGSHENL, from the coding sequence ATGATAAAATATTTGGTGCAAAAATTTCTCTGGTTTCGAGAGCGTGGATTTGTACAAATCACCCAGAAGACCTTGGTATCTCTCTTTCCATTTTTACTTTTCTCAGCAATTGTTCGCGTGATTTCCCAGTCCTTCTTTTCAGATAGAGGCTATATAAATATGCTCTTTTCTGTTTCGGACTGGTTCCCAAGGTTTCAGCTCACGGGTCAAGTCTTGTCCAATCTTTCTAATTTTACAAGTGGTTTGGCTGGACCTTTAGCAACCTATTTTGCAGGGAAATATACTGCTGGACATTATGGGAGAAGTACAGGGACGGCTGGTGTGACAGCTCTTATGGTCAGTTTTCTTGTTAGCTCACAGGGATTATTGATGGGGCCTCTTCGGGATGGGCAACTAACTCACATCAATCTACCTGCGACGACCAATATTTTCTTGGCGATTTTTTTAGGTTACCTAATTGGCCAGATTTTTCGTCTTTCCAAAGCCAGTGACGACCAAATCGTCAATAAAGACTTTATTTATCAACCCAAGACTGTACGCCCGATTTTCTTGTCTCTGCTCTTAGGAGTCAGTCTAAATGGTCTCTTAGTCCTGGGCAATCAGTACCGTGTCTTTCAGACCATCGGTCAGTTTTTCAGTTCACTGACGGCGACCAGTCATCATCTCTTATCCACCTTTGTCATGGGACTCTTGAATAGCTTATCGGCTTGGGTAGGAAACAGTCAGGTTTTTGCCTTGAACTCGATTGCGGATGATAGTTTTGCCTTGGAAAATCTGACTTATGCCGTCACCAATCATACGACAACAGGCATTCCTTATCTCTACACCTTGACCAATTTGTACCGCAGTTATGGCATGGTGGCAGGAGTGGGTGCAGTCCTGGCACTTTTGGTTGCGATCTTACTGGTTTCACGAAGTCAAAAGGACAAGAAAGTTAGTTTCCTTAGTATCTTTCCAAGTCTCTTTAACAATGGCGCTCCTTTTATGGTAGGAATTCCAGTCCTCCTTAACCTGCTATATGTGATTCCCTTCTTATTGGTCCCCTTGGTCAATATGGGAATTGCAGCTCTGGCCTTGTGCTTCAAACTGATGCCAGCAGCTGTCTATCCAGTGCCAGATGGGACACCAAGCATCCTTTATGCATTTATTGGGACGGGAGGAAGCCTGAGAGCTTTAGCTGTGAGTCTCCTCTGCTTTGCCCTAGACGTAGCCCTTTATATTCCTTTTGTCCGTATGGGCAACCAAGTTCGGAAAGATTTGCTAGAAGAAGGAGGAAGCCATGAAAATCTCTAA